The following coding sequences are from one Prochlorococcus marinus CUG1438 window:
- a CDS encoding dTMP kinase, producing the protein MEGKFIVIEGIDGCGKSTQINELSRWLPNSGLLNTESKLITTREPGGSQLGRTLRRIILEDNENNKPSSLAELLLYSADRAEHVSKIIAPALKNNDWVISDRFSDSTLAYQGYGRKIDFEIIQNIESIVCQGVHPDLTFFLEISPEESILRRKNKIPDRIESEGIRFLEKVNEGFKLIAKKKEWIVISASQNIQTISNEIKETLLKNFSK; encoded by the coding sequence ATGGAAGGGAAATTTATTGTTATTGAAGGAATTGATGGATGTGGCAAGAGTACCCAAATAAACGAGCTATCTAGATGGCTCCCAAATAGTGGTCTTTTAAATACAGAATCTAAATTAATCACTACAAGAGAACCTGGAGGCAGTCAGCTAGGCAGAACATTAAGAAGAATTATTCTTGAAGACAATGAAAATAACAAGCCTTCATCACTCGCTGAATTATTACTTTATTCAGCAGATAGAGCTGAGCATGTTTCAAAGATTATTGCACCTGCCTTAAAAAATAATGATTGGGTGATTAGCGATAGATTTTCAGACTCAACCTTGGCTTATCAAGGGTATGGAAGAAAAATAGATTTTGAAATAATTCAAAATATTGAATCTATTGTTTGTCAAGGAGTACATCCTGACCTAACTTTCTTCTTAGAAATTTCTCCAGAAGAAAGTATCTTGCGAAGAAAAAATAAGATTCCAGATAGAATAGAGTCAGAAGGTATTAGATTTTTAGAGAAAGTAAATGAAGGCTTTAAACTAATTGCCAAAAAAAAAGAATGGATAGTCATATCTGCCTCTCAAAATATTCAAACGATTTCTAATGAGATTAAAGAAACTCTTTTAAAAAATTTCTCTAAGTAA
- a CDS encoding DNA polymerase III subunit delta', with the protein MIEIKKNNFSFNEEINTSLISIIKNKSFANGYIFSGAEGLGKKQTALKFINEIFKLYSSSGNIEEKITNNNHPDFLIIEPSSPIEAKRSKNPDPEQIKKSGSEIIKIAQIRNIKTFLGQKSINSEKKIILILDAHLLNEPASNCLLKTLEEPSNGIFILLTSKLNLLLDTIISRCQIVRFRSFSSKQIKSILKDYIDPSRLNINRGIKIEDLINSANGSPVQLLKNIQIWNDLSDEITAQLEYPIKNNLKILEVSKLISEKLEVYQQIYLVNFIQIIWWRKTKKVNLIKKLENLKIYLRKKVQPRLAWETTFLKISMEGI; encoded by the coding sequence ATGATTGAAATTAAAAAAAATAATTTTTCATTTAATGAAGAAATAAATACAAGTCTAATAAGCATCATTAAAAACAAATCCTTTGCTAATGGTTATATATTTTCTGGTGCGGAAGGGTTAGGGAAAAAACAGACTGCTCTTAAATTCATAAATGAGATTTTCAAGCTCTACTCCTCAAGCGGGAATATAGAAGAAAAAATTACCAATAATAATCATCCTGATTTTCTGATTATTGAACCCAGTTCTCCTATAGAAGCCAAAAGATCAAAAAATCCTGATCCTGAACAAATCAAAAAAAGTGGATCTGAGATTATTAAGATTGCTCAAATTCGCAATATCAAAACTTTCCTTGGTCAAAAATCAATAAACTCTGAAAAGAAAATTATTTTAATTCTTGATGCGCACCTTTTAAATGAACCTGCTTCAAATTGCCTTTTAAAAACCTTAGAAGAGCCTAGCAATGGTATTTTTATTTTATTAACATCAAAATTAAATCTGCTCTTAGATACGATAATTTCAAGATGTCAAATAGTAAGGTTTCGCTCCTTTTCTAGTAAACAAATAAAATCCATTTTAAAAGATTATATAGATCCTTCTAGATTAAATATAAATAGAGGCATAAAAATCGAAGACCTTATAAATTCTGCCAATGGTTCACCTGTTCAATTATTAAAGAATATTCAAATTTGGAATGATTTATCTGATGAAATAACGGCTCAATTAGAATATCCAATAAAGAATAATTTAAAAATTCTCGAAGTATCTAAATTAATTTCCGAAAAATTAGAAGTTTACCAACAGATTTATTTAGTCAATTTCATTCAAATTATTTGGTGGAGAAAGACAAAAAAAGTAAATCTCATAAAAAAACTTGAAAACTTAAAAATTTACTTAAGAAAAAAAGTTCAACCAAGATTGGCATGGGAAACAACTTTTTTGAAGATTTCAATGGAGGGGATATGA
- a CDS encoding response regulator transcription factor, with protein MKISILLIEDDRDMRDLVARHLEHSGFNVQKAEDGIKGQALALQYSPDLILLDLMLPSVDGLTLCQRLRRDERTSNIPILMITALGGLKDKVTGFNSGADDYITKPFDLEELHVRIKALLRRTSRAQLNSTNQQEILNYGPLTLVPERFEAIWFESPVRLTHLEFELLHCLLQRHGQTVSPALILKEVWGYEPDDDIETIRVHIRHLRTKLEPDPRKPIYIKTVYGAGYCLELPIGSQVATAKQEFDQARKPDLINSSID; from the coding sequence ATGAAAATTTCAATCCTTTTAATTGAAGATGATCGTGATATGCGTGACTTGGTAGCTAGGCATTTAGAACATTCTGGATTCAATGTTCAAAAAGCTGAAGATGGCATAAAAGGGCAAGCACTGGCCCTTCAATACTCGCCAGATTTAATACTCTTAGATTTAATGTTGCCAAGTGTTGATGGATTAACTTTATGCCAGCGACTTAGAAGAGACGAAAGAACATCAAATATTCCAATTTTGATGATAACAGCATTGGGTGGTCTCAAAGACAAAGTTACTGGATTCAATTCTGGAGCTGATGACTACATCACTAAACCATTTGATCTAGAAGAACTACATGTCCGTATCAAAGCCTTATTGAGGAGAACTAGCAGAGCACAGTTGAATTCTACTAACCAGCAAGAAATCTTAAATTATGGACCTCTCACTTTAGTCCCAGAAAGATTTGAGGCGATTTGGTTTGAATCTCCTGTTAGATTAACGCACCTTGAATTTGAATTACTTCATTGTCTTTTACAAAGGCATGGACAAACCGTATCACCAGCATTGATTCTTAAAGAAGTATGGGGATATGAACCTGATGATGATATTGAGACAATCAGAGTTCACATCAGACATTTGAGAACTAAGTTAGAACCCGACCCACGTAAGCCTATATATATCAAAACTGTATATGGAGCTGGATATTGTCTAGAATTACCTATTGGTTCTCAAGTTGCCACTGCAAAACAAGAATTTGATCAAGCTAGAAAACCTGATTTGATAAATTCTTCAATAGATTAA
- a CDS encoding DNA-3-methyladenine glycosylase 2 family protein, with amino-acid sequence MYLESKSIIQNLQSQDKTFSLIVKQIGYINLEKKELNFEELIKIIINQQLSNHISSIIFQRLRDKINNSELISPLSIIDFDNKKLRDLGISHSKISFMKETAKYFMDYPYIIKKWETMNDEDAKIKIQELKGFGPWSANIILLFYMGRNNVFPYNDSTLQKAYFKIYGERLSSNLSQINWARPYRSIVARYLWKWVDNGAKKI; translated from the coding sequence ATGTACTTAGAGTCAAAAAGTATTATTCAGAATCTTCAAAGTCAAGATAAGACTTTTAGTTTAATAGTTAAGCAAATAGGTTATATAAATTTAGAAAAAAAAGAACTTAACTTTGAAGAATTGATAAAAATTATAATTAATCAACAACTTTCAAACCATATATCAAGCATAATTTTTCAACGTTTAAGGGACAAAATTAATAACTCCGAACTAATCTCACCTTTATCAATAATTGATTTTGATAATAAAAAACTCAGGGACTTAGGTATTTCTCATTCAAAGATTTCTTTTATGAAAGAGACTGCTAAATATTTTATGGATTATCCATACATAATAAAAAAATGGGAAACCATGAATGATGAAGATGCAAAAATTAAAATTCAAGAATTAAAGGGGTTTGGTCCTTGGTCTGCAAATATTATTCTATTATTTTATATGGGTAGAAATAATGTATTTCCATATAATGATTCAACTTTACAAAAAGCATATTTTAAAATTTATGGTGAAAGATTATCATCAAATCTCTCTCAAATTAATTGGGCAAGACCTTATAGAAGTATAGTTGCGAGATATCTTTGGAAGTGGGTAGATAATGGTGCGAAAAAAATCTAA
- the dcm gene encoding DNA (cytosine-5-)-methyltransferase, producing the protein MENKVYKVGGLFSGVGGIELGFSDKEKFKIVWGTDIDRYASKTYRKNFSHPFYEIDINQLQGKDLEAVDVLVGGFPCQAFSVAGYQKGFVDKRGDVFFQIIRLINELPKKPQVLLLENVKNIYTHDKKKTFRIIQESLENTGYCVLSKIMNTCEYTCVPQNRERTFIFCFLEDKDICFDSSKHKSTYLSKLFPTEKKIKLKPISDFLESNAVDEKYYYRKDKYNYNDLIGSITKKNTFYQWRRVYVRENKSGVCPTLTANMGTGGHNVPLIKDDYGIRKITPRECFNLQGFPRTFKLPRDVPNTQLYKQAGNSVTVDIFKKFSSIIYNYLRKNGS; encoded by the coding sequence ATGGAAAATAAGGTTTATAAGGTAGGAGGATTATTTTCAGGAGTTGGTGGAATCGAACTTGGTTTCTCTGATAAAGAAAAATTTAAAATTGTATGGGGAACAGATATTGATAGATATGCTTCAAAAACTTATAGAAAAAATTTCTCTCACCCATTTTATGAAATAGACATTAATCAATTACAAGGAAAAGATTTAGAAGCAGTTGACGTACTTGTTGGGGGTTTTCCTTGTCAGGCATTTTCTGTTGCAGGTTATCAAAAAGGATTTGTAGATAAAAGAGGTGATGTCTTTTTTCAAATTATAAGATTAATAAATGAGTTACCCAAAAAACCACAAGTTCTTTTACTAGAAAATGTTAAAAATATTTATACTCATGATAAGAAAAAAACATTTAGAATAATTCAAGAAAGTTTAGAAAATACTGGATATTGTGTTCTTTCAAAAATTATGAATACTTGTGAATATACTTGTGTTCCACAAAACAGAGAAAGAACTTTTATTTTTTGTTTTCTGGAGGACAAAGATATTTGTTTTGATTCTTCAAAACATAAATCAACATATTTAAGTAAACTATTTCCTACTGAAAAAAAGATTAAACTTAAACCTATTTCTGATTTTCTAGAAAGTAATGCTGTAGATGAAAAGTATTACTATAGGAAAGATAAATATAATTATAATGATTTAATAGGATCTATTACTAAAAAGAATACTTTTTATCAGTGGAGAAGAGTTTATGTCAGAGAAAACAAAAGTGGAGTATGTCCAACTTTGACAGCAAATATGGGGACAGGGGGTCATAATGTTCCTTTAATTAAGGATGATTATGGTATTAGAAAAATTACACCTAGAGAATGCTTTAACCTTCAAGGATTCCCAAGAACTTTCAAGTTACCCAGAGACGTTCCAAATACGCAACTATATAAACAAGCAGGTAACTCAGTAACGGTAGATATTTTTAAAAAATTCTCATCAATTATTTATAATTATTTAAGAAAAAATGGATCTTAA
- a CDS encoding ABC transporter ATP-binding protein: protein MRGSVENPIPFIDFKDVSFSYNNQENLINKCNFSIKKPGFWMIVGKNGSGKSTLLKLINGIIKPKNGIVQCKANIGMVFQNPDHQILMPNCRSELLININQNLTDYEISKKIEAVLDKVGLTGFEKRPVHTLSGGQKQRLTIASALISNRNFILLDEPTALLDQTSQLKVLKTIKDLTNNHKNPLSALWITHRYEELNCADAVAELKNGVLSKWQKPSKFQYN from the coding sequence ATGCGAGGTTCTGTTGAAAATCCAATACCATTTATAGATTTCAAAGATGTATCGTTTTCATATAACAATCAAGAAAATTTGATTAATAAATGTAATTTTTCAATAAAAAAACCTGGATTCTGGATGATAGTCGGTAAGAACGGAAGTGGTAAAAGTACTCTTTTAAAATTAATAAATGGAATAATTAAACCCAAAAATGGAATAGTGCAATGTAAAGCAAATATTGGCATGGTATTCCAAAACCCTGATCATCAAATACTAATGCCAAATTGTAGAAGTGAACTTCTGATCAATATTAATCAAAATTTAACTGATTACGAAATTTCAAAAAAAATTGAGGCTGTACTAGATAAGGTGGGATTGACTGGCTTTGAAAAAAGACCGGTGCATACTTTAAGTGGTGGACAAAAACAACGCTTAACTATTGCATCCGCTCTTATAAGTAATAGAAATTTTATTCTTTTGGATGAACCTACCGCTCTTCTTGATCAAACTAGCCAATTAAAAGTTTTAAAAACTATTAAAGATCTAACAAATAACCACAAAAACCCATTATCTGCTTTGTGGATTACTCACCGTTATGAAGAATTAAATTGTGCTGATGCAGTAGCAGAGTTAAAAAATGGTGTTTTATCTAAATGGCAAAAACCATCAAAATTTCAATATAATTAA
- the cysK gene encoding cysteine synthase A: MEIANDITSLVGNTPLVRLNRIRKYFNCYPEIIAKLESFNPSASVKDRIAYSMLCKAEEQGLITPDKTTLIEATSGNTGIALAMVAAAKGYKLILTMPDTMSIERRAMLRAYGAELQLTPGKEGMKGALDLANELSSSIANAYQFNQFENFANPDIHERTTAREIWAQTNKNIDGLVTGVGTGGTITGCASFLKKVNPNCKIYAVEPKKSAVISGDKAGSHSIQGIGAGFVPKVLNTELIDEIIKIDDDEAFYYGRLLARLEGLLSGISSGAALAATIKIGERKELINKRLIVILPSFGERYLSTAMFESNTSIQARKDGYL; this comes from the coding sequence ATGGAAATAGCAAATGATATAACTTCTCTAGTTGGAAATACCCCATTAGTTAGATTAAATCGAATCAGGAAATATTTTAATTGTTATCCAGAGATAATAGCCAAATTAGAAAGTTTCAATCCATCAGCTTCCGTTAAAGATCGCATTGCTTATTCGATGCTATGTAAAGCTGAAGAACAAGGATTAATAACGCCAGATAAAACAACGTTAATTGAAGCGACAAGTGGCAATACTGGAATTGCATTAGCTATGGTTGCTGCGGCAAAAGGCTACAAATTGATATTAACTATGCCAGATACGATGAGTATTGAAAGAAGGGCAATGTTGAGAGCATATGGAGCTGAATTACAGCTAACACCAGGTAAAGAAGGAATGAAAGGAGCTTTAGATTTGGCTAATGAATTGTCTTCAAGTATTGCAAATGCCTATCAATTTAATCAATTTGAAAACTTTGCTAATCCAGATATTCATGAAAGAACAACGGCTAGAGAAATATGGGCACAAACGAATAAGAATATAGATGGACTAGTTACAGGAGTAGGCACAGGAGGAACAATTACTGGTTGCGCAAGTTTTTTGAAAAAAGTTAATCCTAATTGCAAAATTTATGCTGTAGAACCCAAAAAAAGTGCTGTCATTTCGGGGGATAAAGCAGGATCTCATTCGATTCAAGGAATAGGAGCAGGTTTTGTACCTAAAGTTCTTAATACTGAATTAATAGATGAAATTATAAAAATAGATGATGATGAAGCATTTTATTATGGACGTTTATTAGCTAGATTAGAAGGCCTATTATCAGGTATCAGTAGTGGTGCGGCTTTGGCTGCAACAATAAAAATTGGAGAAAGGAAAGAACTAATAAACAAAAGATTAATAGTTATTTTACCAAGTTTTGGTGAAAGATATTTATCGACAGCAATGTTTGAATCTAATACCTCGATTCAAGCCAGAAAAGATGGTTATCTCTAA
- a CDS encoding DnaJ domain-containing protein, translated as MDKNLYEELGLKKNATKSEIKSSYRSLVKKHHPDAGGKKERFLAIQNAWETLNDPIKKEKYDRNFLSSSPMFDLSNENWEDNFNSKKYNSSIKDKEVESWIKEIYTPINRLISQIIKPLNNEIKELSADPYDDQLMENFCNYISLSQKKIEKVEKIYNKKIVPNSTSALGLDLYHCFSQVKDALSEFDRYTQGYVDDYLFDGKEMIKEAKRIQSKMSREKKNKNF; from the coding sequence ATGGATAAAAATTTATATGAAGAATTAGGCCTCAAAAAAAATGCAACTAAAAGTGAAATTAAATCTTCATACCGTTCTTTAGTTAAGAAACATCATCCTGATGCAGGCGGGAAAAAAGAGCGATTTCTTGCAATACAAAATGCCTGGGAGACTCTGAATGACCCTATCAAAAAAGAAAAATATGATAGAAATTTTTTATCTTCCAGTCCAATGTTTGATTTATCCAATGAAAACTGGGAAGATAATTTTAATTCAAAAAAATATAATTCATCAATTAAAGACAAAGAAGTTGAATCATGGATTAAAGAAATTTATACTCCGATTAATAGATTAATTAGCCAAATAATTAAACCTTTGAATAATGAAATAAAAGAACTATCTGCTGATCCATATGATGACCAACTAATGGAAAATTTTTGCAATTACATAAGTCTTTCACAAAAGAAAATAGAAAAAGTTGAAAAAATTTATAACAAAAAAATAGTTCCAAATTCTACTTCAGCTTTAGGCCTCGATCTGTATCATTGTTTTTCACAAGTTAAAGACGCACTATCAGAATTTGATAGATATACACAAGGATACGTAGATGATTACTTATTTGATGGTAAAGAAATGATCAAAGAAGCAAAGAGAATACAATCAAAGATGTCTAGAGAGAAAAAAAATAAAAACTTTTAA
- a CDS encoding NAD(P)H-quinone oxidoreductase subunit O, producing MTDSIQKKPLKKGSLVFVDRENYIKSIEALASDDDLPNYIFEGPGEILSVNEEYAQVRWRRPVPDVWLKLDQLKEYIQ from the coding sequence ATGACAGATTCTATTCAAAAGAAACCTCTTAAGAAAGGAAGCTTAGTTTTTGTCGATAGAGAAAATTATATAAAAAGTATCGAGGCACTTGCCAGTGATGATGATTTACCTAATTATATCTTTGAAGGTCCTGGAGAGATTCTCTCGGTGAACGAGGAATATGCTCAGGTAAGGTGGCGCAGACCTGTTCCAGACGTTTGGTTGAAATTAGATCAACTTAAAGAGTATATTCAATAA
- a CDS encoding TIGR01777 family oxidoreductase gives MRLLLLGCTGFVGKELVPTLLNQNHEISIVSRKPINKLNLKLNLNKFKFIQIDLSKEQNWNNENLLNILREADGIINLMGEPIAEKKWTSAQKKEIENSRVNTTKFMMNTLKNFRITPKVIISGSAIGYYGTSLSDEFTENSIEGKDFLANLCKKWEDVAVEKPFFSRLVIFRIGIVLEADGGALGKMLPVFKIGLGGPIGDGMQWMSWIHRSDLCALITKALVDKKYSGVINAVAPKPVLMKDFSRTLGKCLNRPNLLPVPGAVLKILLGDGAKVVLEGQKVISTKLKNFNFKYPLLEKAIYASTKN, from the coding sequence ATGCGTCTTTTACTTCTTGGCTGTACTGGATTTGTTGGTAAAGAATTAGTGCCAACTCTACTCAATCAAAATCACGAAATATCGATTGTAAGTAGAAAACCCATAAATAAATTAAACCTTAAATTAAATTTGAATAAATTTAAATTTATTCAAATAGATTTATCAAAAGAACAAAACTGGAATAACGAAAATCTTTTAAATATTTTACGAGAGGCAGATGGGATTATTAACTTAATGGGAGAACCCATAGCAGAAAAGAAATGGACTTCTGCTCAAAAAAAAGAGATTGAAAATAGTCGCGTTAATACTACGAAATTTATGATGAATACTTTAAAAAATTTCAGAATCACCCCAAAAGTCATTATAAGTGGATCAGCAATAGGTTACTACGGTACCAGTTTGTCTGATGAGTTCACTGAAAATAGTATAGAAGGAAAAGACTTTTTAGCTAATCTTTGCAAGAAATGGGAAGATGTTGCTGTTGAAAAACCATTTTTCTCAAGATTAGTTATTTTCAGAATCGGAATTGTTCTAGAAGCAGATGGAGGCGCATTAGGAAAAATGCTTCCTGTCTTTAAAATTGGATTAGGTGGGCCAATTGGTGATGGAATGCAATGGATGAGTTGGATTCATAGAAGTGATTTATGTGCCTTAATTACTAAAGCATTAGTTGATAAAAAGTATTCAGGCGTAATTAATGCTGTAGCGCCAAAGCCAGTATTAATGAAAGATTTTTCTCGGACTTTAGGCAAATGCCTTAATAGGCCTAATTTACTGCCAGTACCAGGAGCAGTTCTTAAAATATTATTAGGAGATGGAGCAAAAGTTGTCCTCGAAGGTCAAAAAGTAATAAGCACTAAACTTAAAAATTTTAATTTTAAATATCCTCTTCTTGAGAAAGCAATTTACGCCTCCACCAAGAATTAA
- a CDS encoding iron-sulfur cluster assembly accessory protein encodes MENVEVKDEIKNSDDGKGILITNDAIEQISNLLKGQSDKKALRVGVRSGGCSGMSYTMDFIGSNEINPDDKVYDYSLKADQSFQVVCDPKSLLYIYGMQLDFSKELIGGGFNFVNPNASQTCGCGSSFAV; translated from the coding sequence ATGGAAAATGTAGAAGTTAAAGACGAAATTAAAAATTCTGATGATGGCAAAGGGATCTTAATTACTAATGATGCTATAGAGCAAATTTCAAATTTATTAAAAGGTCAAAGTGATAAAAAAGCACTCAGGGTAGGAGTAAGATCAGGTGGATGTAGTGGAATGAGTTATACGATGGATTTTATAGGAAGTAATGAAATAAATCCCGATGATAAAGTTTATGATTATTCATTAAAAGCTGATCAAAGTTTTCAAGTTGTTTGCGATCCAAAAAGTCTTTTGTATATTTATGGAATGCAATTAGATTTTAGTAAGGAATTAATTGGCGGTGGCTTTAATTTTGTAAATCCTAATGCTTCTCAAACTTGCGGTTGTGGAAGCTCTTTTGCAGTTTAA
- the zds gene encoding 9,9'-di-cis-zeta-carotene desaturase has translation MKIAIVGSGLAGLTAAVNLVDEGHEVEIYESRSFWGGKVGSWEDKDGNHIEMGLHVFFYNYANLFKLMKKVGALDNLLPKDHTHLFINNGGNLRSLDFRFPLGAPFNGLKAFFTTEQLTWVDKFRNALALGTSPIVRGLIDYEGAMKIIRDLDRISFREWFLNHGGSEKSLERMWDPIAYALGFINCKDISARCMLTIFMMFASKTEASKLNLLKGSPHKWLTQPIVDYITNKGAKIHLNHKVEEIIYEKESSSYSVNQLKITSPEGIKAVFADKFLAACDVPGIKKIIPKEWYQFKEFEGLKKLRAVAVATIQLRYDGWVTELQKDNTGNEPIGLDNLLYSADASFSCFADLALASPADYRKKDMGSLLQCVLTPGDRWMGRSTERITKEIDKEVRRLFPSSKNLKLLWSNVVQIPQSLYREAPGMEPFRPDQKTSISNFFMAGSYTKQDYIDSMEGATMSGHLAAAAILEKKAELAKNLAVS, from the coding sequence GTGAAAATTGCAATAGTTGGTTCTGGATTAGCTGGTCTTACAGCAGCAGTCAATTTAGTTGATGAAGGTCATGAAGTAGAAATATATGAGAGTAGGTCATTTTGGGGAGGTAAAGTCGGAAGTTGGGAAGATAAAGATGGCAACCACATAGAAATGGGTTTACATGTATTTTTTTACAATTATGCCAATCTATTTAAATTAATGAAAAAAGTGGGAGCATTAGATAATTTACTCCCGAAAGATCATACTCATCTGTTCATCAATAATGGTGGAAATTTGAGATCTTTAGATTTCAGATTCCCATTGGGTGCCCCATTCAACGGACTAAAAGCTTTTTTTACCACTGAACAACTTACTTGGGTTGATAAGTTCAGAAATGCCCTAGCTTTGGGAACAAGTCCAATTGTTAGAGGATTGATAGATTATGAAGGCGCAATGAAAATAATTAGAGATCTAGATAGGATTAGTTTTAGAGAATGGTTTTTAAATCATGGTGGAAGTGAAAAAAGTTTAGAAAGAATGTGGGATCCTATCGCATATGCTTTAGGATTTATCAATTGCAAAGATATTTCAGCAAGATGTATGTTAACTATCTTCATGATGTTTGCCTCAAAAACAGAAGCCTCAAAACTTAACCTTTTAAAAGGTTCTCCGCATAAGTGGTTAACTCAACCTATAGTCGACTACATCACAAACAAAGGGGCAAAAATCCATCTTAACCATAAGGTAGAAGAAATTATTTATGAAAAGGAATCTTCCTCTTATTCAGTTAATCAATTAAAAATAACTTCTCCTGAAGGAATTAAGGCAGTTTTTGCAGATAAATTTCTAGCTGCCTGTGATGTTCCTGGAATAAAAAAAATAATTCCAAAAGAATGGTATCAATTTAAAGAATTTGAAGGTTTGAAAAAACTTAGAGCAGTTGCTGTTGCCACTATCCAGCTAAGATATGACGGTTGGGTTACTGAATTGCAAAAAGATAATACTGGAAACGAACCCATTGGACTAGATAACCTTCTTTATTCCGCTGATGCCTCTTTTAGTTGTTTTGCTGATTTAGCACTAGCAAGTCCAGCAGACTATAGAAAAAAAGATATGGGATCACTTCTCCAATGTGTTTTAACTCCTGGCGATAGATGGATGGGAAGATCTACAGAAAGAATTACAAAAGAAATAGATAAAGAGGTTCGCCGTCTATTCCCATCCTCAAAAAACCTCAAATTACTTTGGAGTAACGTGGTACAAATTCCACAATCACTCTACAGAGAAGCTCCCGGCATGGAACCTTTCAGACCCGATCAAAAAACATCTATATCTAATTTCTTCATGGCTGGTAGTTACACAAAACAAGATTATATAGACTCTATGGAGGGAGCTACAATGAGTGGTCATTTAGCTGCTGCCGCAATTTTAGAGAAGAAAGCCGAATTAGCAAAAAATCTTGCAGTAAGTTAA
- a CDS encoding SRPBCC family protein has translation MGTWLKHDVITVVNAPLENVWDTWSDLDSMSLWMSWIESVKTVDEETNTLPDLTEWTLAANGFKFKWKAQITERVEKSKLKWKSIGGLPTEGSVVFESKTDQITTVNLAITYELPKMIARFMEENILGKMVTNELQANIDRFKDLVEKNYTKNFSN, from the coding sequence ATGGGTACTTGGCTAAAACATGACGTAATAACGGTCGTTAATGCGCCTCTTGAAAATGTATGGGATACATGGAGCGATTTAGACTCAATGTCACTTTGGATGAGCTGGATCGAATCTGTAAAAACTGTTGACGAAGAAACTAATACGTTACCAGATTTAACAGAATGGACTTTAGCTGCAAATGGCTTTAAGTTTAAATGGAAAGCTCAAATTACAGAAAGGGTTGAAAAAAGCAAACTTAAATGGAAATCAATAGGAGGTTTACCAACCGAGGGATCAGTAGTTTTCGAAAGTAAAACTGATCAAATCACAACGGTCAATTTAGCCATAACTTATGAACTACCAAAAATGATTGCTCGGTTTATGGAAGAAAATATTTTAGGCAAAATGGTTACAAACGAATTACAGGCAAATATTGATAGGTTCAAAGATTTAGTTGAAAAGAACTATACAAAAAATTTTTCTAACTAA